In the genome of Crassostrea angulata isolate pt1a10 chromosome 6, ASM2561291v2, whole genome shotgun sequence, the window CACATTAATTAGGTACATACTTGAAACCCATCTCTTAGGACACATTAGTACATACTTGAAACCCATCTCTTAGGACACATTAATTAGGTACATACTTGAAACCTATTTCTGAGGACACACTAGTCTGCATAAAACTGTTCATTAGGTCCTCCCTTGCCACATCTGGTCCAACCTGACTGTTATTGAAGTTTACGGACATCACTGAAATCAACATCAACCAATTTTAATGACTTTATGAAAAGTAGTTACTAGTATCTGAGTAATTTTAAAGAGTGTGTAGAATACCTACCTAAGTACCATATCAGAAACAACAGTATGGCTGCCATCTCCATGGAAATTCCGACCTGAAGGACAAGTCCAAGGTCCTTCTCGTGGATGACATTATCATAGTGAAGAGTCAGGACAATCACTAGCAACACATTGGCTGGAAGCACAATAAACAATGCATAACTATTTTTGCAAACAAGACTCACTAGTTTTAAGCAAgacaaaaataaaagattatcCTGTAATTGAGAGAAGTCATGAATGGCTGTACTACTGAACCTCCTGAGCTGACCAGCAGGGGCACTCGTCTTATGTAGCGTGTTCTCCTGTAAAACTCTAGGTACCCCAGCTTCCTGTTCTTGTTGTGTTGTATCCGATAGAAGAAGTCAAACATGAGCATCACTACCCACAGTCCTCCATGCATGTAACACAGGACAGAGAAGTTGGAGCAGACAGAAGCCTTACAAACTCCTCCCAACGGAATCACGAAGACACAGATCTCTACTACAATCT includes:
- the LOC128188918 gene encoding transmembrane protein 192-like translates to MVSLGSDSRQTGGYFFHDHSSLQDSDRDELLSETPSLSTTHDPPYRKIHTIWAAALEITVIIVVEICVFVIPLGGVCKASVCSNFSVLCYMHGGLWVVMLMFDFFYRIQHNKNRKLGYLEFYRRTRYIRRVPLLVSSGANVLLVIVLTLHYDNVIHEKDLGLVLQVGISMEMAAILLFLIWYLVMSVNFNNSQVGPDVAREDLMNSFMQTSVSSEIGFKDDSYSDQVLERQADMIRYLKQHNVQLGKRLLALTEENSMLKANR